The following proteins are co-located in the Halarcobacter sp. genome:
- a CDS encoding small multi-drug export protein produces the protein MNKELLKKIFSTKVGVILLISIVLILSTTIFLVIYYFFDASVSSKLATMLFTNLFIGRVPAISFGYASNLSHLQVITFNILAEMILVTLIYSLFVFSFEGVLKIKRLEEFFSKVQKKKEQHNDVFVKYGRLGLFIFVFIPFWMTGPIVGSIIGFLIGMKHFTVIFIVFLATIISMTLWGLFLQEIVNFIGQFDIRFIWILIVIMVVSVIILKYKKRG, from the coding sequence TTGAATAAAGAGTTACTCAAAAAAATTTTTAGTACTAAAGTTGGTGTAATCCTACTTATCTCAATTGTTTTAATTTTAAGTACAACTATCTTTCTTGTTATATATTACTTCTTTGATGCTAGTGTTTCTAGTAAACTTGCAACAATGTTATTTACAAATTTATTTATTGGAAGAGTTCCTGCAATATCATTTGGATATGCTTCAAACCTTTCTCATCTACAAGTTATTACTTTTAATATATTAGCAGAAATGATACTTGTAACTTTGATATATTCACTATTTGTATTTAGTTTTGAAGGTGTATTAAAAATAAAAAGATTAGAAGAATTTTTTTCAAAAGTTCAAAAAAAGAAGGAACAACATAATGATGTCTTTGTAAAATATGGAAGACTTGGTTTATTTATTTTTGTTTTTATCCCTTTTTGGATGACTGGTCCAATTGTTGGTTCAATAATTGGATTTTTAATAGGAATGAAGCATTTTACTGTTATATTTATCGTTTTTTTAGCAACTATTATTTCTATGACTCTATGGGGTTTATTTTTACAAGAGATAGTAAATTTTATAGGTCAATTTGATATTAGATTTATTTGGATTTTAATTGTAATAATGGTTGTTAGCGTAATAATTTTAAAATATAAAAAAAGAGGTTAA
- a CDS encoding MFS transporter, with protein sequence MLFFKLSAFYFFYFAAVGVYVIFLPKVLHDMGYNALEIGFIFALAPLMRFLTPFLFLKQIKLNQTVFKTALLLSVVCSVSFYLTINNFYAFMINNAILGASLSLILPYLEVTAIKILGKGKYGKSRLFGSIGFTLISLMLGQFLTHPYVALHYYLTVNVLTVLFAFLLLRYDDVKHDESVSDEPFSFFKYWPFWVSIFFMQLSFGGFYNFFTIYETDNGISLEMTSYMWSFGVICEIVLFYYQAPLLKNNLLNIIKFCLGITVLRWFLLFLYPDNVTIAFLTQSIHAFSFGLYHSATIMFLYTLYANKKLAQQFMYGVAYGLGGFMGALIAGWLYGEYLFLYCAIFTFLGLIFISNKKLAINTTN encoded by the coding sequence ATGCTTTTTTTTAAACTTTCAGCTTTTTATTTTTTTTATTTTGCTGCTGTTGGTGTATATGTTATATTTTTACCAAAAGTTCTCCATGATATGGGATACAATGCTTTAGAGATTGGATTTATATTTGCATTAGCTCCACTAATGAGATTTCTTACACCTTTTTTATTTTTAAAACAAATAAAATTAAATCAAACAGTTTTTAAAACAGCTTTACTTTTATCAGTTGTTTGTTCTGTATCTTTTTATCTTACTATCAATAACTTTTATGCTTTTATGATAAATAATGCAATTCTAGGTGCATCTTTATCTTTAATCTTACCTTATCTTGAGGTAACTGCTATAAAGATATTAGGTAAAGGAAAGTATGGTAAATCAAGACTTTTTGGTTCAATTGGTTTTACATTAATATCATTGATGTTAGGACAATTTTTAACCCATCCTTATGTAGCATTACACTATTATCTAACAGTAAATGTATTAACTGTACTATTTGCATTTTTACTCTTAAGATATGATGACGTAAAGCATGATGAAAGTGTTTCAGATGAACCTTTTTCATTTTTCAAATATTGGCCTTTTTGGGTTAGTATCTTTTTTATGCAATTAAGTTTTGGAGGTTTTTATAATTTCTTTACAATCTATGAAACAGATAATGGTATTTCATTAGAGATGACCTCTTACATGTGGTCATTTGGAGTAATCTGTGAGATTGTCCTATTTTACTATCAAGCTCCTTTACTAAAAAATAATCTCTTAAATATAATAAAATTTTGTCTAGGAATTACTGTTCTTAGATGGTTTTTACTATTTTTGTATCCTGATAATGTGACAATAGCTTTTTTAACACAAAGTATTCATGCATTTTCATTTGGGCTATACCATAGTGCAACTATAATGTTCTTATATACACTATATGCAAATAAAAAGCTTGCTCAACAATTTATGTATGGTGTTGCTTATGGTTTAGGTGGATTTATGGGTGCATTAATTGCAGGATGGCTATATGGAGAGTATCTATTTTTATATTGTGCGATATTTACTTTTTTAGGATTGATTTTTATATCCAATAAAAAACTAGCCATAAATACAACAAACTAA
- the secG gene encoding preprotein translocase subunit SecG — MTSTLLIVQFVLAIIITITILLQKSSSIGLGAYSGSNDSLFGAKGPGNFLTKATMVLGLLFVVNTITLGYLYNQNKLESAIDNVKTDTLIPATPKETTAPAAPKAPVVPAEPVSK, encoded by the coding sequence ATGACATCTACACTATTAATAGTACAATTTGTTTTAGCAATTATAATTACTATAACTATTTTATTACAAAAGAGCTCAAGTATTGGTCTTGGAGCATATAGTGGAAGTAATGACTCTTTATTTGGAGCAAAAGGACCAGGTAACTTTTTAACTAAAGCAACTATGGTTTTAGGTCTACTATTTGTTGTGAACACTATTACATTGGGATATCTGTACAATCAAAACAAATTAGAAAGTGCTATTGACAATGTAAAAACTGATACACTAATTCCAGCTACACCTAAAGAGACTACTGCTCCTGCTGCACCTAAAGCACCAGTTGTTCCAGCTGAACCTGTAAGTAAGTAA
- a CDS encoding TPM domain-containing protein — translation MYLNINEKEQIQEEIKTLETKSSAELVAVITKYSSSYRFETLVFSLLISVFISIILLFADIDTIKFFQIQVLSFFALFFLTSSFKKILLTFLPKKYKYEKASINAKKEFYNLGIKDTKTKLGIMFYVSIEEKYVEIITDTGIKSKISDNYWQDIVNEFIKDVKNNQFSIGYKKAIKECSETLIKSFPIQDNDKNELSNEVIEL, via the coding sequence ATGTATTTAAATATAAATGAAAAAGAACAAATTCAAGAAGAGATTAAAACTCTTGAAACAAAAAGTTCAGCGGAATTGGTTGCTGTTATTACAAAATACTCATCTTCATATAGATTTGAAACACTTGTATTTTCATTATTAATTTCCGTTTTTATCTCTATTATTTTACTTTTTGCAGATATTGATACAATAAAGTTTTTCCAGATACAAGTTTTATCTTTTTTTGCTTTATTCTTTCTAACAAGTAGTTTTAAAAAGATCCTTCTTACTTTTCTTCCTAAGAAATATAAGTATGAAAAAGCTTCAATCAATGCAAAAAAAGAGTTTTATAATTTAGGGATAAAAGATACAAAAACAAAACTTGGAATTATGTTTTATGTTTCAATTGAAGAGAAGTATGTTGAGATAATAACTGATACAGGTATTAAATCAAAAATTTCAGATAACTATTGGCAAGATATTGTAAATGAATTCATTAAAGATGTAAAAAACAATCAATTTTCAATAGGTTATAAAAAAGCAATAAAAGAGTGTAGTGAAACATTAATTAAAAGTTTTCCCATACAAGATAATGATAAAAATGAATTAAGCAATGAAGTAATAGAGCTTTAG
- a CDS encoding helix-hairpin-helix domain-containing protein: MIKRLVLSILFLSTFLFAAIDFNTASKDDLMAIKGIGDKKADAIIEYRKHKKINSVEDLSSIKGFGPKLISKIKKQNN; the protein is encoded by the coding sequence ATGATTAAAAGACTTGTTTTAAGTATTTTGTTTTTGTCAACATTTCTTTTCGCAGCAATTGATTTTAATACTGCATCAAAAGATGATTTAATGGCAATTAAGGGTATTGGTGATAAGAAAGCGGATGCTATTATAGAATATAGAAAGCATAAGAAAATAAATAGTGTAGAGGATTTGTCTTCAATAAAAGGTTTTGGTCCTAAATTAATTTCAAAAATTAAAAAACAAAACAATTAA
- the ung gene encoding uracil-DNA glycosylase produces the protein MNSWDEIIDEERNKEYFISLKKEIDKRYLTTTVFPPKDLIFNAFSKTPFKDLKIVVLGQDPYHGKGQAQGFSFSTPKEIKNPPSMQNILKEIQSDLGKPSLCQDGDLTPWAKQGILLLNAILTVEEGKPKSHHKLGWEIFTDNIIKYISKNCEDIIFILWGGPAIAKSKLIDEKKHHILTAPHPSPLSSYRGFFGCKHFSKVNKILESIGKEPIVW, from the coding sequence ATGAATTCATGGGATGAGATAATAGATGAAGAGAGAAATAAAGAGTATTTTATTTCATTAAAAAAAGAGATTGATAAGAGATATTTAACAACAACAGTTTTCCCTCCAAAAGATTTAATATTTAATGCTTTTTCAAAAACCCCTTTTAAAGATTTAAAAATAGTAGTTTTAGGTCAAGATCCATATCATGGAAAAGGACAAGCGCAGGGATTCTCTTTTTCTACACCAAAAGAGATTAAAAATCCACCTTCTATGCAAAACATTTTAAAAGAGATACAAAGTGATTTGGGTAAACCCTCTTTATGTCAAGATGGAGATTTAACTCCATGGGCAAAACAAGGAATTTTACTATTAAATGCTATTTTAACAGTAGAAGAAGGGAAACCTAAATCTCATCATAAGTTGGGTTGGGAGATTTTTACAGATAATATAATCAAATATATTTCTAAAAATTGTGAAGATATTATATTTATTCTTTGGGGTGGTCCAGCAATTGCAAAATCAAAATTAATTGATGAAAAAAAACATCACATTTTAACTGCTCCTCATCCAAGTCCTTTGTCTTCATATAGAGGATTCTTTGGTTGTAAGCATTTTAGTAAGGTAAATAAAATATTAGAAAGTATTGGTAAAGAACCAATAGTTTGGTAG
- a CDS encoding YaaA family protein, translating to MKILLAPAETKNSGGDEASFCKDNFCFPELFPKREEVFNIYEDLIKKSTIEELSKWFGLKKLEDVEKYKESLTQKPTMKAINRYNGVAFDALDYNSLSQVEQNYIDENVILFSNLFGPILAKNLIPDYKYKQGAKLPNINVEKFYMDNFTNALDSFVGEEVIDLRAGFYEKFYKVKKANVLTFKFVKDGKVVSHWAKFYRGKLLQEIAKNGIKNHSEFMDMQIPGLKLNEIQEKKNVKLIVMDIV from the coding sequence ATGAAAATACTACTAGCTCCTGCAGAAACAAAAAATAGTGGAGGAGATGAAGCTTCATTTTGTAAAGATAATTTTTGCTTCCCTGAACTATTTCCTAAAAGAGAAGAGGTTTTTAATATATATGAAGATTTAATAAAAAAATCTACAATAGAAGAATTATCAAAATGGTTTGGATTAAAAAAACTGGAAGATGTTGAAAAATACAAAGAGAGTTTAACTCAAAAACCTACAATGAAAGCTATTAATAGATACAATGGAGTTGCATTCGATGCTTTAGATTATAATAGTTTATCACAAGTAGAGCAAAACTATATAGATGAAAACGTAATACTTTTTTCAAATCTTTTTGGTCCAATATTAGCAAAAAATTTAATTCCTGATTATAAATATAAACAAGGAGCAAAGCTTCCTAACATAAATGTAGAAAAATTTTATATGGATAATTTTACAAATGCTTTGGATAGTTTTGTTGGTGAAGAAGTTATTGATTTGAGAGCAGGATTTTATGAAAAATTCTATAAAGTAAAAAAAGCAAATGTACTTACTTTTAAATTTGTAAAAGATGGAAAAGTTGTTTCCCACTGGGCTAAGTTTTATAGAGGAAAACTTTTACAAGAGATAGCTAAAAATGGGATAAAAAACCATAGTGAATTTATGGATATGCAAATTCCAGGACTAAAACTAAATGAGATTCAAGAGAAAAAGAATGTTAAATTAATAGTGATGGATATTGTTTAA
- a CDS encoding methyltransferase, whose amino-acid sequence MSVETQFSQYANDYNNFNIIQQIAAKALVRDINNKPKNILEVGCGSGQIFKYIDWQFDSYTAIDFSKSMCELHPKEKNLEVFCYDFDSKEFFDFLDGKKFDNVVSSSAMQWSKDLSKLVKKLSETTNKIDAVLFTSNTFKTIQQLTNKNSPILTLSEIKDSFSKYFKCEFEVFSYNLEFDNKKDLFDYIKKSGVSGGSSSLDFKSAKKLYKEYTLNYLEFEVIFVKTISKL is encoded by the coding sequence ATGTCTGTAGAAACACAATTCTCACAATATGCAAATGATTATAACAACTTCAATATAATCCAACAAATTGCAGCTAAAGCTCTAGTAAGAGATATAAATAATAAACCTAAAAATATATTAGAAGTTGGCTGTGGTTCTGGTCAAATATTTAAATATATAGATTGGCAGTTTGATTCTTATACGGCAATTGATTTTTCTAAATCAATGTGTGAACTTCATCCAAAAGAAAAAAACCTTGAAGTATTTTGTTATGATTTTGATTCAAAAGAGTTTTTTGATTTTTTAGATGGGAAAAAGTTTGATAATGTTGTTTCTTCATCTGCTATGCAATGGTCTAAAGATTTGTCTAAACTTGTAAAAAAGCTAAGTGAAACTACAAATAAAATTGATGCTGTATTATTTACATCTAATACTTTTAAGACTATTCAACAACTTACAAATAAAAACTCTCCTATCTTAACTTTATCTGAGATAAAAGATTCTTTTTCTAAATACTTTAAATGTGAATTTGAGGTTTTTTCTTATAATTTAGAGTTTGATAATAAAAAAGATCTATTTGATTATATTAAAAAATCTGGAGTTAGTGGTGGAAGTTCTAGCTTGGATTTTAAAAGTGCAAAAAAATTATATAAAGAATATACTTTAAACTATTTAGAATTTGAAGTTATTTTTGTTAAAACAATTTCTAAATTATAA
- a CDS encoding RDD family protein: MSRWRDIKQGNIKEEETSKTPEDNSLTSAPIPSRIKAFLVDMFMIMMPIMYVTTYLIMDGKDDFQSSQEARWITAGVFGLIIIVFWIAKGQTPGYKAYSLKLIDNNTKNKISLGKAILRYFLFLFSATTILLAFIPFFRKDKKTIQDILSNSTVVEEK; this comes from the coding sequence ATGAGCAGATGGAGAGATATAAAACAAGGTAATATCAAAGAAGAAGAAACTTCTAAAACACCTGAAGACAACTCTTTAACATCTGCTCCTATTCCATCTAGAATTAAAGCATTTTTAGTTGATATGTTTATGATTATGATGCCTATAATGTATGTAACTACATATTTAATTATGGATGGTAAAGATGACTTCCAATCAAGCCAAGAAGCTAGATGGATAACAGCTGGTGTTTTTGGATTAATCATTATTGTTTTTTGGATTGCCAAAGGACAAACTCCTGGATATAAAGCATATTCTTTAAAACTTATAGATAATAACACAAAAAATAAAATATCTCTTGGTAAAGCAATACTTAGATACTTTTTATTTTTATTCTCAGCAACTACTATTTTATTAGCATTTATTCCTTTTTTTAGAAAAGACAAAAAAACCATACAAGATATATTGAGTAATAGTACTGTTGTAGAAGAAAAGTAG
- a CDS encoding DUF695 domain-containing protein: MEEKWYLENTGNLNQMLRVRDDIDLPQTIEEFPHLVLVKHEFHAADDIMFPDPSCIAFFTVFENNHLEALEEENSAALLAVDICEGMMEFYLYSKDPEKTIYDCIDFLKSNELYKCDFEVIKNDNGDRLNDLI; this comes from the coding sequence ATGGAAGAGAAGTGGTATTTAGAAAATACTGGCAATTTAAACCAGATGTTAAGAGTAAGAGATGATATAGACTTACCTCAAACAATAGAAGAGTTTCCCCATTTGGTATTGGTAAAACATGAGTTTCATGCCGCTGATGATATTATGTTTCCAGATCCATCTTGTATAGCATTTTTTACTGTTTTTGAGAATAATCATCTTGAAGCTTTAGAAGAAGAAAATAGTGCAGCTCTTTTGGCTGTAGATATATGTGAGGGGATGATGGAGTTTTATTTATATTCTAAAGATCCTGAAAAAACTATTTATGATTGCATAGACTTTTTAAAATCAAATGAGTTGTATAAATGTGATTTTGAAGTTATAAAAAATGATAATGGGGATAGATTAAACGATTTAATCTAG
- the frr gene encoding ribosome recycling factor: MLEEIYSETKDHMEKSLEALKRDYKTLRTGKVSTTILDGIKVDYYGTPTDLNQVGSVLASDATTIVVNPWEKNLLSDVEQAINAANIGVNPNNDGEIIKLFFPPMTVEQREESAKQAKGMTDDAKVAIRNVRKHSNDKVKKLHKDKEITDDENKKALDEIQKITDSYVAKADETLKAKEKEILTV; encoded by the coding sequence ATGTTAGAAGAAATCTACTCAGAAACAAAAGATCATATGGAAAAGTCTCTTGAAGCATTAAAAAGAGATTATAAAACATTAAGAACGGGGAAAGTAAGTACTACTATTTTAGATGGTATTAAAGTTGATTATTATGGAACACCTACTGATTTAAATCAAGTTGGTTCTGTATTAGCTTCAGATGCAACTACAATTGTTGTAAATCCTTGGGAAAAAAATCTTTTAAGTGATGTTGAGCAAGCAATTAATGCTGCAAATATAGGTGTTAATCCAAATAATGATGGGGAAATTATCAAACTATTTTTTCCACCTATGACTGTAGAGCAAAGAGAAGAGAGTGCTAAACAAGCAAAAGGTATGACTGATGATGCAAAAGTTGCTATTAGAAACGTTAGAAAACACTCAAATGATAAAGTAAAAAAACTACACAAAGATAAAGAAATCACTGATGATGAAAATAAAAAAGCATTAGATGAAATTCAAAAAATCACTGACTCATATGTTGCAAAAGCAGATGAGACATTAAAAGCAAAAGAAAAAGAAATTTTAACGGTATAA
- a CDS encoding YchJ family metal-binding protein, translated as MKISGNSFCPCGSQKKYKKCCRVFHFGENPNSALDLMKSRFSAYAANDSQYIINTTHRDNKDFTSDTEKWKKSIHDFFDHTEFKGLEILDFEDGEDLAFVTFKAILFQGAIDVSFVEKSKFVKVNNLWLYHSGEFIE; from the coding sequence ATGAAGATTTCTGGAAATTCATTTTGCCCATGTGGAAGTCAAAAAAAATATAAGAAATGTTGTAGAGTTTTTCATTTTGGAGAGAATCCAAATAGTGCATTAGATTTAATGAAATCAAGATTCAGTGCATATGCAGCAAATGATTCTCAATATATTATAAATACGACACATAGAGATAATAAAGATTTTACATCTGATACCGAAAAATGGAAAAAATCTATTCATGATTTTTTTGATCATACTGAATTTAAAGGTTTAGAGATTTTAGATTTTGAAGATGGTGAGGATTTGGCTTTTGTTACTTTTAAAGCAATTCTTTTTCAAGGTGCAATAGATGTATCTTTTGTTGAAAAAAGTAAATTTGTAAAAGTAAACAATCTTTGGCTATACCATAGTGGTGAGTTTATTGAATAA
- a CDS encoding LemA family protein translates to MKAFLIGIGVIILAFIALVFTNINNVPTLDENVKAKWSQVQNQYKRRADLIPNLVSTVKGYAQHEKSTLTEVTNARANVGKINMTPEMLSNPTLFNQFEKAQGALSSALSRLMLVVERYPDLKANKNFIALQSQLEGTENRISVARKDYIETVRAYNLELRTFPGKIIASIFYPEAKIRETFTATQQEQEAPKVQF, encoded by the coding sequence ATGAAAGCATTTTTAATAGGTATAGGGGTTATAATCCTTGCTTTTATAGCATTAGTATTTACAAATATAAACAATGTACCAACTCTTGATGAAAATGTAAAAGCAAAATGGTCACAAGTACAAAATCAATATAAAAGAAGAGCTGATTTAATACCAAACTTAGTTTCAACGGTAAAAGGTTATGCACAACATGAGAAATCAACTCTAACAGAAGTTACAAATGCAAGAGCCAATGTAGGAAAAATAAATATGACACCTGAGATGTTATCAAATCCAACACTATTTAATCAATTTGAAAAAGCTCAGGGAGCATTGAGTTCTGCTCTTTCTAGACTTATGCTAGTTGTAGAAAGGTATCCAGATTTAAAAGCAAATAAAAATTTTATAGCTTTACAATCTCAACTTGAAGGAACTGAAAATAGAATATCTGTTGCAAGAAAAGATTATATTGAAACTGTAAGAGCATACAATTTAGAACTTAGAACTTTCCCTGGTAAAATTATTGCTTCGATTTTTTATCCTGAAGCAAAAATCAGAGAAACATTTACAGCAACACAGCAAGAACAAGAAGCACCAAAAGTTCAATTCTAA
- the pyrE gene encoding orotate phosphoribosyltransferase, which produces MNIEQIYKDAQALLEGHFKLSSGNYSKFYLQSAKVLEDPKTAKLLAEALAKQIKDSGIKVDAVCSPALGGLIAGFALATALDVRFIFAERVDGEMTIRRGFEVQEGENYIICEDIITTGGSALEAAKQVENAGGNIVAYAALANRGFCSRVGSDLEAKDNCKLPLDKPLFALEDFTFKMYSPEECDFKDIAYKPGSRGN; this is translated from the coding sequence ATGAACATAGAACAAATATATAAAGATGCACAAGCATTATTAGAGGGTCATTTTAAACTTAGTTCAGGAAACTATTCTAAGTTTTATCTACAATCAGCAAAAGTTTTAGAAGATCCTAAAACAGCAAAACTATTAGCAGAAGCTTTAGCTAAACAAATCAAAGATTCTGGTATTAAAGTTGATGCGGTTTGTTCTCCAGCGCTTGGTGGACTTATTGCAGGTTTTGCATTAGCAACTGCACTTGATGTAAGATTTATTTTTGCTGAAAGAGTTGATGGTGAAATGACAATTAGAAGAGGTTTTGAGGTTCAAGAAGGTGAAAACTATATTATCTGTGAAGATATTATTACTACAGGTGGTTCAGCACTTGAAGCAGCAAAACAAGTTGAAAATGCAGGTGGAAATATTGTAGCTTATGCAGCACTAGCAAACAGAGGTTTTTGTTCAAGAGTTGGTAGTGATTTAGAAGCAAAAGATAATTGTAAACTACCATTAGATAAACCACTTTTTGCACTTGAAGATTTCACATTTAAAATGTATTCTCCAGAAGAATGTGATTTCAAAGATATTGCTTATAAACCTGGAAGTAGAGGTAACTAA
- a CDS encoding TPM domain-containing protein — protein MKKFLILILTTLFVQNILFAQIEFPQLTGRIVDEANILSVDKKEALINILEDNENQTSNQIVVVILKSLKGYDIADYGYQLGRYWKIGQKEKNNGVLLIISMAEKKLRIEVGYGLEGVLTDKISHEIIEYIIKPEFKKAHFYKGIHKGINSIIEATKGEYKAENYNIPTKDNTNWFFLYFAIIFISPILATFSKALKSQKLLKIFRSSMLGGFAGAFSVVLFNSFILSIIIFLIISIIIFITTRKVSFDNYSNSSYSSNSGGFYTGSSRSGGFGGGFSSGGFSGGGGSFGGGGASGGW, from the coding sequence ATGAAAAAGTTTTTAATTTTAATATTAACTACTCTATTTGTACAAAATATACTTTTTGCACAAATAGAATTTCCTCAATTAACAGGAAGAATAGTTGATGAAGCAAATATTTTATCTGTAGATAAAAAAGAAGCCCTTATTAATATTTTAGAAGACAATGAAAATCAAACTTCAAATCAAATAGTAGTTGTAATACTAAAATCTCTAAAAGGTTATGATATTGCTGATTATGGTTACCAATTAGGAAGATATTGGAAGATTGGGCAAAAAGAGAAAAACAATGGAGTTTTATTGATAATCTCGATGGCTGAAAAAAAGCTACGGATTGAAGTTGGTTATGGATTAGAAGGAGTTTTAACAGATAAAATCTCCCACGAGATTATAGAATATATTATTAAACCAGAATTCAAAAAAGCCCACTTTTATAAAGGGATTCACAAAGGGATAAACTCAATAATAGAAGCAACAAAAGGTGAGTACAAAGCTGAAAACTATAATATCCCAACAAAAGATAATACAAATTGGTTTTTTCTGTATTTTGCAATAATCTTTATTTCACCAATATTAGCTACTTTTAGCAAAGCACTAAAAAGTCAAAAGCTTCTAAAAATATTTCGTTCATCAATGTTAGGTGGTTTTGCAGGAGCATTTTCAGTAGTACTTTTTAACAGCTTTATTTTATCTATTATCATTTTTTTAATAATCTCAATAATAATATTCATCACCACAAGAAAAGTATCATTTGATAATTACTCTAACTCATCATATAGTTCTAACAGTGGCGGTTTTTATACAGGTAGTTCAAGATCAGGTGGCTTTGGAGGAGGTTTCTCTTCAGGTGGCTTCAGCGGTGGCGGTGGAAGTTTTGGTGGCGGTGGAGCCAGTGGAGGATGGTAA
- a CDS encoding dienelactone hydrolase family protein: MKKILSLLVLVSGFLFASEQFVTYEVDGKKYEGYISSPSQNAPLVFLVHDWDGLTDYEVKRAKMLNEMGYATFAVDLYGKGVRPEKIEDKKRLTSELYKDRVKMRTLLDGGFNEAKKLGLNVSNAVGIGYCFGGAAILEMARSGAKLKKFIPFHGGLQTPKGQDYSRTKGEIVVFHGTADKAVSMQDFANLAVELEKTGIKHEMLTYSGAPHAFTVFGSKRYHEEADKASWKRFSEILEDTF; the protein is encoded by the coding sequence GTGAAAAAAATATTATCTTTGTTGGTTCTCGTTTCAGGGTTTTTATTTGCTTCAGAACAATTTGTCACTTATGAAGTTGATGGAAAAAAATATGAAGGATATATTAGTTCACCTTCACAAAATGCTCCATTAGTATTTTTAGTTCATGATTGGGATGGCTTAACAGATTATGAAGTAAAAAGAGCAAAAATGTTAAATGAGATGGGTTATGCTACATTTGCAGTTGATTTGTATGGAAAAGGTGTAAGACCTGAAAAAATTGAAGATAAAAAAAGATTAACATCTGAACTTTATAAAGATAGAGTTAAGATGAGAACTTTACTTGATGGTGGATTTAATGAAGCCAAAAAATTAGGTTTAAATGTATCTAATGCAGTTGGAATTGGGTATTGTTTTGGTGGGGCTGCTATTTTAGAAATGGCAAGGTCAGGAGCAAAGCTTAAAAAATTTATCCCTTTTCATGGTGGATTACAAACTCCTAAAGGACAAGATTATTCAAGAACTAAAGGTGAGATTGTAGTTTTTCATGGAACAGCTGATAAAGCTGTAAGTATGCAAGATTTTGCGAACTTAGCTGTAGAATTAGAAAAAACAGGCATAAAACATGAAATGTTAACTTATAGTGGTGCACCACATGCTTTTACAGTATTTGGATCAAAAAGATATCATGAAGAAGCAGATAAAGCATCTTGGAAAAGGTTTTCTGAAATTTTAGAAGATACTTTTTAA